The following proteins come from a genomic window of Lytechinus pictus isolate F3 Inbred chromosome 1, Lp3.0, whole genome shotgun sequence:
- the LOC129256572 gene encoding LOW QUALITY PROTEIN: U11/U12 small nuclear ribonucleoprotein 48 kDa protein-like (The sequence of the model RefSeq protein was modified relative to this genomic sequence to represent the inferred CDS: deleted 1 base in 1 codon), translated as MDTGAALSNGVVAQRQQALQKFSDVIDSASKNLDGILKEIGWSIEDLQTKEAEMVCPLNPNHRVIESSLEGHIERCKWARDGYTKEEKDHAASLEANSFFYENKKNVHTVELDMSSQREIMSRFAGPSDRTFPRTMDRLDVEFSPDERLAIYEKVREKSQIQTQADIDDLEINLETDKKDEEDKKEKVKTHSEVLAEMRDYRRRRQSYRAKNVHITKKTRTDIIREIIESNMKFFEDSPSAVKKKRKLSKKKRKTKNMKELTRDLERVVPPEIQGIITDVADHGAGIEAEEEIGPDHKAKKANHTVISIVVIVNISIKVDIDHHLWKIMIDQL; from the exons ATGGATACAGGTGCAGCTTTGAGTAATGGTGTTGTAGCCCAGCGGCAACAAGCCCTACAGAAATTTTCTGATGTCATAGATTCAGCAAGCAAAAACCTTGAtggaattttgaaagaaattggatgGAGTATTGAAGATCTTCAG ACCAAAGAAGCTGAGATGGTATGTCCTCTTAACCCAAATCATAGAGTGATTGAGTCCTCTCTTGAAGGTCACATTGAGAGATGCAAGTGGGCGAGAGATGGATACACCAAGGAAGAAAAG GATCATGCAGCATCTTTGGAGGCCAATAGCTTCttctatgaaaataaaaagaatgttCATACAGTTGAGCTTG ATATGAGCAGTCAAAGGGAAATAATGTCAAGATTTGCTG GTCCATCAGATAGGACGTTCCCTCGGACAATGGACCGTCTTGATGTAGAATTCAGCCCTGATGAGAGACTAGCTATCTATGAGAAGGTTAGGGAGAAGAGTCAAATTCAAACACAAGCTGACATTGATGACCTAGAGATAAACCTTGAAACAGATAAGAAAG ATGAAGAAGACAAGAAGGAGAAAGTGAAAACTCATTCAGAGGTCCTAGCTGAGATGAGAGACTACCGACGACGCAGACAGAGCTATAGAGCTAAGAATGTCCACATCACTAAGAAAACCAGAACTGAT ATTATAAGGGAGATCATTGAATCTAATATGAAGTTCTTTGAAGACTCTCCGTCTGCTgtcaaa aaaaagaggaagctgtcaaagaagaagaggaagacaaaaaacatgaaag AACTCACTCGAGATCTAGAGAGGGTAGTACCTCCAGAGATACAAGGGATCATCACCGACGTCGCCGATCACGGAGCAGGGATCGAAGCAGAAGAAGAGATCGGACCAGATCACAAAGCAAAGAAAGCAAATCACACCGTCATAAGCATCGTCGTCATAGTAAACATAAGCATAAAAGTAGACATAGATCACCATCTATGGAAGATAATGATTGATCAGTTATAG